From the Photobacterium sp. GJ3 genome, one window contains:
- a CDS encoding NYN domain-containing protein, whose translation MEKVAIFVDVQNVYYTSRQQYQRNFDYNAFWASVTKDREVVAAFAYAIDRGDRKQQEFQNILRAIGFEVKLKPFIQRSDGSAKGDWDVGITIDALEHSAEADVVVLVSGDGDFDLLLNKLRVDKGKQVELYGVPDLTAASLVNEASTYFPINDDLLL comes from the coding sequence ATGGAAAAAGTAGCCATTTTCGTCGATGTGCAAAACGTATATTACACATCCAGGCAGCAGTATCAGCGCAACTTTGATTACAATGCGTTTTGGGCCAGTGTGACGAAAGATCGGGAAGTGGTGGCTGCGTTTGCGTATGCCATCGATCGGGGCGATCGCAAGCAGCAGGAGTTTCAGAACATCCTGCGCGCCATCGGGTTTGAGGTCAAACTGAAACCATTTATTCAACGTTCAGACGGTTCAGCAAAAGGGGACTGGGATGTCGGCATCACCATTGATGCGCTGGAACATTCAGCTGAGGCCGATGTCGTTGTGCTGGTTTCCGGGGACGGTGATTTTGATTTGCTGCTGAACAAGTTGCGAGTCGATAAAGGCAAACAGGTTGAGCTGTATGGTGTGCCTGACTTGACGGCAGCCTCGTTGGTGAACGAAGCCAGTACCTATTTTCCTATCAATGACGATTTGCTGTTGTAA